The following proteins are encoded in a genomic region of Pseudomonas saponiphila:
- a CDS encoding DMT family transporter, which yields MHVSSGRWVYGLFLALLTALLWGILPIKLKQVLLVMDPVTVTWFRLLVSGGCLFFYLAAVGRLPRWRALGPKGVWLVPISVLGLVGNYVLYLMGLNLLSPGTAQLVVQMGPILLLIASVFVFKERFSLGQGLGLLVLLLGFGLFFNQRLTELLTSLSDYTAGVLTILAASAVWTFYALGQKQLLSVWNSLQVMMVIYLFCALLLTPWVHPQEALVLSPLQGWLLLACCLNTLVAYGAFAEALAHWEASRVSATLAITPLVTFAAVAWAAWVWPDYVHAEQINGLGYGGALLVVLGSALTALGPSLVAGLRARRQRIAAG from the coding sequence ATGCACGTCTCGTCCGGTCGCTGGGTCTATGGCTTGTTCCTCGCCTTATTGACCGCGCTGTTGTGGGGCATCCTGCCCATCAAGCTCAAGCAAGTGCTGCTGGTGATGGATCCGGTGACCGTGACCTGGTTTCGCCTGCTGGTGTCCGGCGGCTGTCTGTTTTTCTACCTGGCGGCGGTGGGGCGTTTGCCGCGCTGGCGCGCGCTCGGCCCGAAAGGGGTATGGCTGGTGCCGATCTCGGTCCTGGGGCTGGTGGGCAATTACGTGCTGTACCTGATGGGCCTGAACCTGCTGAGCCCGGGCACCGCGCAACTGGTGGTGCAGATGGGGCCGATCCTGCTGCTGATCGCCAGTGTCTTTGTGTTCAAGGAACGCTTCAGCCTGGGGCAAGGCCTGGGGCTGCTGGTGCTGTTGCTCGGTTTCGGACTGTTCTTCAATCAGCGCCTGACCGAGCTGCTGACCTCCCTGAGTGACTACACCGCTGGAGTCTTGACCATTCTCGCGGCTTCGGCGGTCTGGACCTTTTATGCCCTGGGGCAGAAGCAGTTGCTGAGCGTGTGGAATTCCTTGCAGGTGATGATGGTGATCTACCTGTTCTGTGCCCTGTTGCTCACTCCGTGGGTGCATCCGCAGGAAGCCCTGGTGCTGAGTCCGTTGCAGGGCTGGCTGTTGCTGGCCTGTTGCCTGAATACCCTAGTTGCCTATGGCGCCTTTGCCGAAGCCCTGGCCCATTGGGAGGCGTCACGGGTCAGTGCGACCCTGGCGATCACGCCCCTGGTGACCTTTGCCGCGGTGGCCTGGGCGGCCTGGGTCTGGCCGGACTACGTGCACGCCGAACAGATCAATGGCCTGGGTTATGGCGGGGCGTTGCTGGTGGTGCTGGGGTCGGCGCTGACGGCGTTGGGGCCGTCATTGGTGGCGGGTTTGCGCGCTCGGCGGCAGCGGATTGCGGCGGGGTGA
- a CDS encoding N-acetylglutaminylglutamine amidotransferase — protein MCGLAGELRFDHQPADLAAVERITHHLAPRGPDAWGFHSQGPIALGHRRLKIMDLSDGSAQPMIDNQLGLSLAFNGAIYNFPELRAELEALGYAFHSGGDTEVLLKGYHAWGTDLLPKLNGMFAFAIWERDAQRLFIARDRLGVKPLYLSRSGQRLRFASALPALLRGGDINPILDPVALNHYLNFHAVVPAPRTLLAGIEKLPPATWMRIEADGRTEQQTWWSLPYGPRADETRLSLEDWTDRVLDSTREAVAIRQRAAVDVGVLLSGGVDSSLLVGLLREVGVDNLSTFSIGFEDAGGERGDEFQYSDLIARHYGTRHHQLRIDEREIIEQLPAAFRAMSEPMVSHDCIAFYLLSREVARHCKVVQSGQGADELFAGYHWYPQVDGASDPYQAYRDAFFDRSHDDYAATVQPQWLTDHDAAGDFVREHFAQPGADAPVDKALRLDSTVMLVDDPVKRVDNMTMAWGLEARTPFLDYRLVELSARVPARFKLPDGGKQVLKEAARRVIPSAVIDRKKGYFPVPGLKHLQGDTLNWVRELLLDPSQDRGLFNPAMLDRLLTDPQGQLTPLRGSKLWQLAALNLWLSEQGI, from the coding sequence ATGTGCGGATTAGCTGGCGAATTACGCTTTGATCATCAACCTGCCGACCTGGCAGCGGTTGAACGAATCACCCACCACCTGGCCCCCCGTGGCCCCGACGCCTGGGGCTTTCACAGCCAGGGCCCGATCGCCCTGGGCCATCGACGACTGAAAATCATGGACCTGTCGGACGGCTCGGCGCAGCCCATGATCGACAACCAACTGGGCCTGTCACTGGCCTTCAACGGCGCCATCTACAACTTCCCCGAATTGCGCGCCGAACTGGAAGCCCTGGGCTACGCCTTCCATTCCGGCGGCGACACCGAAGTGCTGCTCAAGGGCTACCACGCCTGGGGCACGGACCTGCTGCCCAAGCTCAACGGCATGTTCGCCTTCGCCATCTGGGAGCGCGACGCCCAACGCCTGTTCATCGCCCGCGACCGCCTCGGGGTCAAGCCTTTGTACCTGTCGCGCAGCGGCCAGCGGCTGCGCTTCGCCTCGGCCCTGCCAGCCTTGCTCAGGGGCGGGGATATCAACCCGATCCTCGACCCGGTGGCGCTCAATCACTACCTGAACTTCCACGCCGTGGTTCCGGCACCACGCACCTTGCTGGCGGGCATTGAGAAACTGCCACCGGCCACCTGGATGCGCATCGAGGCCGACGGCCGCACCGAACAGCAGACCTGGTGGTCCCTGCCCTACGGCCCCCGTGCCGACGAAACCCGGCTGAGCCTGGAAGACTGGACTGACCGAGTGCTCGATAGCACCCGCGAGGCGGTGGCCATCCGCCAACGGGCGGCGGTGGATGTCGGCGTGCTGCTCTCCGGCGGGGTCGACTCCAGCCTGCTGGTGGGCCTGCTGCGGGAAGTCGGGGTGGACAACCTGTCGACCTTCTCCATCGGCTTCGAGGATGCCGGCGGCGAACGCGGCGACGAGTTTCAGTACTCGGACCTGATTGCCCGCCACTACGGCACCCGGCATCACCAGTTGCGGATCGACGAGCGCGAGATCATCGAACAGTTGCCCGCGGCGTTCCGCGCCATGAGCGAGCCGATGGTCAGCCACGATTGCATCGCCTTCTATTTGCTGTCCCGAGAAGTGGCCAGGCACTGCAAGGTGGTGCAAAGCGGCCAGGGCGCCGACGAGCTGTTCGCCGGCTATCACTGGTACCCGCAAGTGGATGGCGCCAGCGATCCCTATCAGGCTTACCGCGACGCCTTCTTCGATCGCAGCCATGACGACTACGCGGCCACCGTGCAGCCGCAATGGCTGACCGACCACGACGCCGCCGGCGACTTCGTCCGCGAGCATTTCGCCCAACCCGGCGCCGATGCGCCGGTGGACAAGGCCCTGCGCCTGGACAGCACGGTGATGCTGGTGGATGACCCGGTCAAGCGGGTGGACAACATGACCATGGCCTGGGGCCTGGAGGCGCGCACGCCGTTCCTGGACTATCGCCTGGTGGAGCTTTCGGCCCGAGTGCCGGCGCGCTTCAAATTGCCGGACGGCGGCAAGCAGGTGCTCAAGGAAGCGGCGCGGCGGGTGATCCCCAGCGCAGTCATCGACCGCAAGAAAGGCTACTTCCCGGTACCGGGCCTCAAGCACTTGCAGGGCGACACCCTGAACTGGGTGCGGGAACTGCTGCTGGACCCGAGCCAGGATCGCGGCCTGTTCAACCCAGCCATGCTCGATCGCCTGTTGACCGATCCCCAGGGCCAACTGACCCCGCTGCGCGGCTCCAAGCTGTGGCAACTGGCGGCCTTGAACCTGTGGCTCAGCGAACAAGGAATCTGA
- a CDS encoding thiolase family protein has translation MREVVIVDSVRTGLAKSFRGKFNQTRPDDMAAHCVNALLARNGIDPASVEDCIVGAGSNEGAQGFNIGRNVAVLSALGTGTAGMTLNRFCSSGLQAIAIAANQIASGCSDIIVAGGVESISLTMKSVNTDNLINPLLKEQVPGIYFPMGQTAEVVARRYNVSREAQDRYSLQSQQRTAQAQAAGLFRDEIVPMTVKYKVEDKSTGQVQVLDGVVDRDDCNRPDTTLDNLAALKPVFAEDGSVTAGNSSQLSDGASMTLVMSLERALALGLKPKAFFRGFTVAGCEPDEMGIGPVFSVPKLLKAKGLKVDDIDLWELNEAFASQCLYARDRLEIDNARYNVNGGSISIGHPFGMTGSRQVGHLVRELQRRNLRYGIVTMCVGGGMGATGLFEAVR, from the coding sequence ATGCGTGAAGTGGTGATCGTCGACAGCGTACGGACTGGCCTGGCCAAGTCCTTTCGCGGCAAGTTCAACCAGACCCGTCCGGATGACATGGCCGCGCACTGCGTCAATGCGCTGCTCGCCCGCAATGGCATCGACCCGGCCAGCGTCGAGGACTGCATCGTCGGCGCCGGTTCCAATGAAGGGGCCCAGGGCTTCAACATCGGCCGCAACGTCGCGGTGCTCTCGGCCCTGGGCACCGGCACGGCGGGCATGACCCTCAACCGTTTCTGCTCCTCGGGCCTGCAGGCGATCGCCATCGCCGCCAACCAGATCGCCTCCGGCTGCAGCGACATCATCGTCGCCGGCGGTGTCGAATCCATCAGCCTGACCATGAAGAGCGTCAACACCGACAACCTGATCAACCCGCTGCTTAAGGAGCAGGTGCCGGGCATCTACTTCCCCATGGGCCAGACCGCCGAGGTGGTGGCCCGGCGCTACAACGTCAGCCGCGAAGCCCAGGACCGGTACTCCCTGCAAAGCCAGCAGCGTACCGCCCAGGCCCAGGCCGCCGGCCTGTTTCGCGATGAAATCGTGCCGATGACGGTCAAGTACAAGGTCGAGGACAAGAGTACCGGGCAGGTGCAGGTCCTCGACGGCGTGGTGGACCGCGACGATTGCAACCGCCCGGACACCACCCTGGACAACCTTGCGGCATTGAAGCCGGTGTTTGCCGAGGACGGTTCGGTGACCGCGGGCAACTCTTCGCAGCTGTCCGATGGTGCCTCCATGACCCTGGTGATGAGCCTGGAACGGGCCCTGGCCTTGGGGCTCAAGCCCAAGGCGTTCTTCCGTGGCTTTACCGTCGCCGGCTGCGAGCCTGACGAGATGGGCATCGGCCCGGTGTTCTCGGTGCCCAAGCTGCTCAAGGCCAAGGGCTTGAAGGTGGACGACATCGATCTGTGGGAACTCAACGAGGCGTTCGCCTCGCAGTGCCTGTATGCCCGCGACCGCCTGGAGATCGACAACGCCAGGTACAACGTCAACGGCGGTTCGATCTCCATCGGCCACCCGTTCGGCATGACCGGTTCGCGTCAGGTCGGGCATCTGGTGCGCGAGTTGCAGCGGCGCAACCTGAGGTACGGCATTGTCACCATGTGCGTGGGCGGGGGCATGGGGGCAACGGGGCTGTTCGAAGCCGTGCGCTAG
- a CDS encoding class II fumarate hydratase, producing the protein MNRIETDSLGQVEVPEQAYWGAQTQRSLINFAIGNERMPLAVLHALALIKKAAARVNDRNGDIPADIARLIEQAADEVLAGEHDDQFPLVVWQTGSGTQSNMNVNEVLAGRANELAGNPRGGKSPVHPNDHVNRSQSSNDCFPTAMHIAAAQAVQFQLLPAITELSGGLAELSARHMKLVKTGRTHMMDATPITFGQEISAFIAQLSYAERAIRSALPAVCELAQGGTAVGTGLNSPHGFGEAIAAELAALSGLPFVTAPNKFAALAGHEPLTTLSGALKTLAVSLMKIANDLRLLGSGPRAGLAEVKLPANEPGSSIMPGKVNPTQCEALSMLACQVMGNDVAIGFAASQGHLQLNVFKPVIIHNLLQSIRLLADGCSNFQQHCIAGLEPDPQQMAAHLERGLMLVTALNTHIGYDKAAEIAKKAYAENLTLREAALALGYLTDEQFDAWVRPENMLEAGKQG; encoded by the coding sequence ATGAATCGAATCGAAACCGACAGCCTGGGCCAGGTTGAAGTCCCGGAACAAGCCTATTGGGGCGCGCAGACCCAGCGCTCGCTGATCAACTTCGCCATCGGTAACGAGCGCATGCCCCTGGCCGTGCTGCATGCCCTGGCCCTGATCAAGAAAGCCGCCGCCCGGGTCAATGATCGCAATGGCGATATCCCCGCCGACATCGCCCGGCTGATCGAGCAGGCCGCCGACGAAGTGCTGGCCGGCGAGCATGACGACCAGTTCCCCCTGGTGGTGTGGCAGACCGGCAGCGGCACCCAGAGCAACATGAACGTCAACGAGGTCCTGGCCGGCCGGGCCAACGAACTGGCGGGCAATCCCCGGGGCGGCAAGTCTCCGGTGCACCCCAACGATCATGTCAACCGCTCGCAAAGCTCCAACGACTGCTTCCCCACCGCCATGCACATCGCGGCGGCCCAGGCCGTGCAGTTCCAGCTGCTGCCGGCGATCACCGAGCTGTCCGGCGGCCTGGCCGAACTGTCGGCCCGGCACATGAAGCTGGTGAAGACCGGACGCACCCACATGATGGATGCCACACCCATTACCTTCGGTCAGGAAATCTCCGCCTTCATCGCCCAACTGAGCTACGCCGAGCGCGCTATCCGCAGCGCCTTGCCTGCGGTATGCGAGCTGGCCCAGGGCGGCACCGCCGTGGGCACTGGTCTGAACTCGCCCCACGGCTTCGGTGAAGCCATCGCTGCCGAACTGGCCGCGCTCTCGGGCCTGCCGTTCGTCACCGCGCCGAACAAGTTCGCCGCCCTGGCCGGCCACGAGCCGCTGACCACCCTGTCCGGCGCGCTGAAAACCCTCGCGGTGAGCCTGATGAAAATCGCCAACGACCTGCGCCTGCTGGGCTCTGGCCCGCGGGCGGGATTGGCCGAAGTCAAGCTGCCGGCCAACGAGCCAGGCAGTTCGATCATGCCCGGCAAGGTCAACCCGACCCAATGCGAAGCCCTGTCGATGCTCGCCTGCCAGGTCATGGGCAACGACGTGGCGATCGGCTTTGCCGCCAGCCAGGGTCACCTGCAGTTGAACGTGTTCAAGCCGGTGATCATCCACAACCTGCTGCAATCGATCCGCTTGCTGGCCGACGGCTGCAGCAACTTCCAGCAGCACTGCATCGCCGGGCTGGAGCCTGATCCCCAGCAGATGGCCGCGCACCTGGAACGCGGCCTGATGCTGGTGACCGCGCTGAACACCCATATCGGCTACGACAAGGCCGCCGAGATCGCCAAAAAGGCCTATGCCGAAAACCTGACCCTGCGCGAAGCGGCGCTGGCGCTGGGCTACCTGACCGATGAGCAATTTGATGCCTGGGTCCGCCCGGAAAACATGCTGGAGGCCGGAAAACAGGGTTAG
- the mnmC gene encoding bifunctional tRNA (5-methylaminomethyl-2-thiouridine)(34)-methyltransferase MnmD/FAD-dependent 5-carboxymethylaminomethyl-2-thiouridine(34) oxidoreductase MnmC: MTPELPHAQLDWDDQGRPRSRVFDDVYFSSDSGLEETRHVFIEQNRLRERFAALNADARFVIGETGFGTGLNFLCAWQLFRQQAPATARLHFVSVEKYPLRPADLQRALALWPELTELSQQLLKHYVAVHGGFQRIVLDDGRVTLTLLIGDALEQLPQLDAQIDAWFLDGFAPAKNPDMWTPELFAELARLAAPGSTLSTFTSTGWVRRLLNAAGFKMKRTPGIGRKWEVLRGEFLGWPEDSPSPAQVKPWFARPPAQAKTALVIGGGLAGCASAASLAARGWQVQLLERHAHLAQEASGNPQGVLYLKLSAHGTALSQMILSGFGYTRRQLEHLQRGLDWDGCGVLQLAFNPKEAERQAQLAAAFPTDLLRQLDQPEAQALAGIGLDHGGLFYPEGGWVHPPALCQWQAKHPQIQVLVHREVLELRRVDQQWQAWDGERMLASAAVVILAGAAEIKRFPASAELPLKRIRGQITRLPQTVQSQSLATVVCAEGYVAPPRLGEHTLGASFDFNSQDLTPTSAEHAGNLDMLREISSDLLQRLNAEQLPLDSLQGRAAFRCTSPDYLPIVGPLADPAAFADTYAVLGKDARQVPDLPCPWLDGLYINSGHGSRGLITAPLSGELLAAWLENEPLPLPRSVAEACHPNRFALRRLIRGKA; this comes from the coding sequence ATGACACCTGAACTGCCCCACGCCCAGCTCGACTGGGACGACCAAGGACGCCCGCGCTCGCGGGTCTTCGACGACGTTTACTTCTCCAGCGACTCGGGCCTGGAAGAAACCCGTCATGTGTTCATCGAACAGAACCGCCTGCGGGAACGCTTTGCCGCCTTGAACGCCGATGCGCGATTCGTCATTGGTGAAACCGGCTTCGGCACCGGGCTGAACTTTCTCTGCGCCTGGCAGTTGTTCCGGCAACAGGCGCCGGCCACTGCCCGGCTGCATTTCGTCAGTGTGGAAAAGTACCCCCTGCGTCCGGCCGATCTGCAACGGGCCCTGGCCCTGTGGCCGGAACTGACCGAACTGAGCCAGCAGTTGCTCAAGCACTACGTCGCCGTGCACGGCGGTTTCCAGCGCATCGTGCTGGACGATGGCCGGGTCACCCTGACCCTGCTGATCGGCGACGCCCTGGAGCAGTTACCGCAACTGGACGCCCAGATCGACGCCTGGTTTCTCGACGGCTTCGCTCCGGCGAAGAACCCCGACATGTGGACCCCGGAACTGTTCGCCGAACTGGCGCGTCTGGCCGCACCAGGTTCCACCCTCAGCACCTTCACCAGCACCGGCTGGGTGCGCCGCCTGTTGAACGCCGCGGGCTTCAAGATGAAGCGCACCCCGGGCATCGGTCGCAAGTGGGAAGTGCTGCGCGGCGAATTCCTTGGCTGGCCCGAAGACAGCCCATCGCCGGCACAGGTCAAACCGTGGTTCGCCCGCCCGCCGGCCCAGGCCAAAACCGCCTTGGTGATCGGCGGCGGCCTGGCCGGTTGCGCCAGCGCGGCCAGCCTTGCCGCCCGCGGCTGGCAAGTGCAATTGCTCGAGCGTCACGCGCACCTGGCCCAGGAAGCCTCGGGTAATCCGCAAGGGGTGCTCTACCTCAAGCTCTCCGCCCACGGCACCGCGCTGTCGCAGATGATCCTCAGCGGCTTCGGCTACACCCGGCGCCAGCTTGAACACCTGCAACGCGGCCTCGACTGGGACGGGTGCGGGGTACTGCAACTGGCCTTCAACCCCAAGGAGGCCGAACGCCAGGCGCAGTTGGCCGCGGCCTTCCCCACCGACCTGCTGCGGCAGCTGGATCAGCCAGAGGCCCAAGCCCTGGCCGGCATCGGCCTGGACCACGGCGGCCTGTTCTACCCCGAAGGAGGCTGGGTGCATCCGCCGGCCCTGTGCCAGTGGCAGGCCAAACATCCGCAGATCCAGGTCCTGGTGCACCGGGAGGTGCTGGAATTACGCCGGGTCGATCAGCAATGGCAAGCCTGGGACGGCGAACGGATGCTGGCCAGTGCGGCGGTGGTGATCCTTGCCGGTGCCGCCGAAATCAAGCGCTTCCCGGCCAGCGCCGAATTGCCCCTCAAACGCATTCGCGGCCAAATCACCCGCCTGCCGCAGACCGTACAAAGCCAGAGCCTGGCCACCGTGGTCTGCGCCGAAGGTTACGTCGCTCCGCCGCGACTGGGGGAGCACACCCTGGGCGCCAGCTTCGACTTCAACAGCCAGGACCTGACCCCGACCAGCGCCGAGCATGCCGGCAACCTGGACATGCTGCGGGAAATCTCCAGCGACCTGCTGCAACGCCTGAACGCCGAACAACTGCCCCTGGACAGCCTGCAAGGACGTGCGGCCTTCCGTTGCACCAGCCCGGACTACCTGCCCATCGTCGGCCCCCTGGCGGACCCGGCAGCGTTCGCCGACACCTACGCCGTCCTGGGCAAGGACGCGCGCCAGGTACCGGACCTGCCCTGCCCCTGGCTCGACGGCCTGTACATCAACAGCGGCCATGGTTCTCGCGGCCTGATCACCGCGCCGCTGTCCGGCGAACTGCTGGCCGCCTGGCTGGAAAACGAGCCGCTGCCACTGCCCAGGAGCGTGGCCGAAGCCTGCCATCCCAATCGCTTTGCCCTGCGCCGCCTGATTCGCGGCAAGGCCTGA
- the pap gene encoding polyphosphate:AMP phosphotransferase, translating to MFESAEIGHAIDKETYDAEVPALREALLEAQFELRQKARFPVIVLINGVEGAGKGETVKLLSEWMDPRLIEVRTFDQQTDEELSRPPAWRYWRMLPAKGRMGVFFGNWYSQMLQGRVHGEIKDPRLDQAINGAERLEKMLCDEGALIFKFWFHLSKKQMKDRLKSLQDDPLHSWRISPLDWQQSETYDKFVKYGERVLRRTSRDYAPWHVIEGVDPHYRSLTVGRILLEGLQNALSRQPLKPTQVNAAPLPTAVDELSLLDSLDMTQHLDKDDYEEQLITEQARLAGLLRDKRMRKHALVAVFEGNDAAGKGGAIRRVAAALDPRQYSIVPIAAPTEDERAQPYLWRFWRHIPARGKFTIFDRSWYGRVLVERVEGFCQPADWLRAYSEINDFEEQLADARVIVVKFWLAIDKDTQLERFQAREAIPFKRFKITEDDWRNRDKWGDYRLAVGDMVDRTSTEVAPWTLVEANDKRWARVKVLRTINRALEAAFERSDKHDKKDKKDKK from the coding sequence ATGTTCGAATCCGCTGAAATCGGTCACGCCATCGACAAGGAAACCTACGATGCCGAGGTGCCGGCCTTGCGCGAGGCCTTGCTTGAGGCGCAGTTCGAGCTGCGCCAGAAGGCCAGGTTTCCGGTGATTGTGTTGATCAATGGTGTCGAGGGCGCCGGCAAGGGCGAGACGGTCAAGCTGCTCAGTGAATGGATGGACCCACGCTTGATCGAGGTGCGCACCTTCGATCAGCAGACCGACGAAGAACTGTCGCGACCGCCGGCCTGGCGCTACTGGCGGATGCTTCCGGCCAAGGGCCGCATGGGGGTGTTTTTCGGCAACTGGTACAGCCAGATGCTCCAGGGCCGGGTGCATGGCGAGATCAAGGACCCGCGCCTGGATCAGGCGATCAATGGTGCCGAACGCCTGGAAAAGATGCTCTGCGATGAAGGCGCGCTGATCTTCAAGTTCTGGTTTCACCTGTCCAAGAAGCAGATGAAGGACCGCCTCAAGTCGTTGCAGGATGACCCGCTGCACAGCTGGCGTATCAGCCCGCTGGACTGGCAGCAGTCGGAGACTTACGACAAGTTCGTCAAGTACGGCGAGCGGGTGTTGCGCCGCACCAGTCGCGACTACGCGCCCTGGCATGTGATCGAGGGCGTCGATCCACATTACCGCAGTCTCACCGTGGGCCGGATCCTGCTGGAGGGCTTGCAGAATGCCTTGAGCCGTCAACCGCTGAAGCCGACCCAGGTCAATGCCGCACCGCTGCCGACGGCGGTGGATGAGTTGAGTCTGCTGGACAGCCTGGACATGACCCAGCACCTGGACAAGGACGATTACGAGGAACAGTTGATTACCGAGCAGGCGCGCCTGGCCGGCCTGCTGCGGGACAAGCGCATGCGCAAGCACGCCCTGGTGGCGGTCTTCGAGGGCAATGACGCGGCGGGCAAGGGCGGCGCCATTCGCCGGGTCGCGGCGGCCCTGGACCCGCGCCAATACAGCATCGTGCCGATTGCCGCGCCCACTGAAGACGAACGCGCGCAGCCCTATCTCTGGCGTTTCTGGCGGCATATTCCGGCGCGGGGCAAGTTCACCATCTTCGACCGCTCCTGGTATGGCCGGGTGCTGGTGGAGCGGGTCGAGGGTTTCTGCCAGCCGGCGGATTGGCTGCGGGCCTACAGCGAGATCAACGACTTTGAGGAGCAGTTGGCCGATGCCCGGGTGATCGTGGTGAAGTTCTGGCTGGCGATCGACAAGGACACCCAACTGGAGCGTTTCCAGGCGCGTGAGGCGATTCCCTTCAAGCGTTTCAAGATCACCGAGGACGATTGGCGCAACCGCGACAAGTGGGGCGACTACCGCCTTGCCGTCGGCGACATGGTCGACCGTACCAGCACCGAAGTGGCGCCCTGGACCCTGGTGGAGGCCAACGACAAACGCTGGGCTCGGGTCAAGGTTCTGCGCACCATCAACCGTGCCCTGGAAGCCGCGTTCGAGCGTTCCGACAAGCACGACAAGAAAGACAAGAAGGACAAGAAGTAG
- the ngg gene encoding N-acetylglutaminylglutamine synthetase — MKANATAYSQRLLRGQAPSYERLQARFAEDGSEPGHAPIALHCGWGRLLIGHTFPDPGSLAAELLNEQPGERDIALYVAAPQQVLGLEPAQLFLDPSDTLRLWFSDYRQATRVFRGFRIRRAQSEADWQAINRLYQSRAMLPIDSQRLTPRHQGGPVYWLAEDEDSGAVIGSVMGLNHHKAYQDPEHGSSLWCLAVDPDCSRPGVGEVLVRHLIEHFMSRGLSHLDLSVLHDNHQAKNLYAKLGFRTLSTFAIKRKNGINQPLFLGPGPQADFNPYARIIVEEAHRRGIDVQVDDAAAGLFTLSHGGRRVRCRESLSDLTSAISMSLCQDKRLTHQVLKEAGLHLPAQQLAGSADDNLEFLDQHQRLVVKPVDGEQGQGVAVDLRTIEELQRAVDNARRFDSRVLLESFHEGLDLRILVIGFEVVAAAIRRPAEIIGDGQHSIGALIEARSRRRQAATGGESKIPLDPETQRTLHAAGFDYNSVLPAGERLFVRRTANLHTGGTLEDVTGVLHPTLAEAAIRAARALDIPVVGLDLIVPAADQPDYVFIEANERAGLANHEPQPTAERFIDLLFPHSQPAP; from the coding sequence ATGAAAGCCAATGCCACGGCTTACAGCCAACGCCTGCTACGCGGCCAGGCGCCGTCCTATGAACGCCTGCAAGCGCGCTTTGCCGAGGACGGCAGCGAACCCGGCCACGCCCCCATTGCCCTGCACTGCGGTTGGGGCCGCCTGCTGATCGGCCACACCTTTCCCGATCCCGGCAGCCTGGCCGCGGAACTGCTCAACGAGCAACCGGGTGAACGCGACATCGCTCTGTACGTGGCCGCACCGCAGCAGGTACTGGGCCTGGAACCGGCGCAGCTGTTCCTCGACCCTTCCGACACCCTGCGCCTGTGGTTCAGCGACTACCGCCAGGCCACCCGGGTGTTTCGCGGTTTCCGCATCCGTCGGGCGCAAAGCGAAGCCGACTGGCAGGCCATCAACCGCCTGTACCAGTCCCGGGCCATGCTGCCCATCGATTCGCAACGGCTGACCCCACGCCATCAGGGCGGTCCGGTGTACTGGCTGGCCGAAGACGAGGACAGCGGCGCGGTGATCGGCAGCGTCATGGGCCTGAACCACCACAAGGCCTACCAGGACCCGGAGCACGGCAGCAGCCTCTGGTGCCTGGCGGTGGATCCCGACTGCAGCCGCCCGGGCGTGGGCGAAGTGCTGGTGCGGCACCTGATCGAACACTTCATGAGCCGCGGCCTGAGCCACCTCGACCTGTCAGTGCTGCACGACAACCACCAGGCCAAGAACCTGTACGCCAAGCTGGGATTTCGCACCCTGTCGACCTTCGCCATCAAGCGCAAGAACGGCATCAACCAGCCGCTGTTCCTCGGCCCCGGGCCCCAGGCGGACTTCAACCCTTATGCGCGGATCATCGTCGAGGAGGCCCATCGCCGCGGCATCGATGTGCAAGTCGACGACGCCGCCGCCGGGCTGTTCACCCTCAGCCACGGCGGGCGCCGGGTGCGTTGCCGGGAATCCCTGAGCGACCTGACCAGCGCCATCAGCATGAGCCTGTGCCAGGACAAGCGCCTGACCCACCAGGTGCTCAAAGAGGCCGGCCTGCATCTGCCCGCGCAACAACTGGCGGGCAGCGCCGACGACAACCTGGAGTTTCTCGACCAGCACCAGCGGCTGGTGGTCAAACCCGTGGACGGCGAACAGGGCCAGGGCGTGGCCGTGGACCTGCGCACGATCGAAGAGCTGCAGCGGGCGGTCGACAACGCCCGCCGCTTCGACAGCCGGGTCCTGCTGGAGAGTTTCCACGAGGGCCTGGACCTGCGCATTCTGGTGATCGGTTTTGAAGTGGTGGCCGCGGCCATCCGCCGTCCCGCCGAGATCATCGGCGACGGCCAGCATTCCATTGGTGCCTTGATCGAAGCCCGCAGTCGCCGGCGCCAGGCGGCCACCGGCGGCGAAAGCAAGATCCCCCTGGACCCGGAAACCCAGCGCACCCTGCATGCGGCCGGTTTCGACTACAACAGCGTGCTGCCCGCCGGCGAGCGGCTGTTCGTCCGGCGCACCGCCAACCTGCACACCGGCGGCACCCTGGAAGACGTCACCGGCGTCCTCCATCCGACCCTGGCCGAGGCCGCCATCCGCGCGGCCCGGGCCCTGGACATTCCGGTGGTCGGCCTGGACCTGATCGTGCCGGCGGCAGACCAGCCGGACTACGTGTTCATCGAGGCCAACGAGCGCGCCGGGCTGGCCAACCACGAACCGCAGCCCACCGCCGAGCGTTTTATCGACCTGCTGTTTCCCCATAGCCAACCGGCGCCTTGA